From the Castor canadensis chromosome 9, mCasCan1.hap1v2, whole genome shotgun sequence genome, one window contains:
- the Anxa5 gene encoding annexin A5 isoform X1, producing the protein MAQVLRGTVTDFPGFDDRGDAETLRNAMKGLGTDEESILTLLTSRSNAQRQEIAEAFKTLFGRDLLDDLKSELTGKFEKLIVALMKPSRLYDAYELKHALKQGAGTNEKVLTEIIASRTPEQLRAIKQVYEEEYGSSLEDDVVGDTSGYYQRMLVVLLQANRDPDAAIDEAQVEQDAQALFQAGELKWGTDEEKFITIFGTRSVSHLRRVFDKYMTISGFQIEETIDRETSGNLEQLLLAVVKSIRSIPAYLAETLYYAMKGAGTDDHTLIRVMVSRSEIDLFNIRKEFRKNFATSLYSMIKGDTSGDYKKTLLLLCGGEDD; encoded by the exons GCACCGATGAGGAGAGCATACTGACTCTGTTGACATCGCGAAGCAATGCTCAGCGCCAGGAAATTGCTGAGGCTTTTAAAACTCTATTTGGCAGG GACCTTCTGGATGACCTGAAATCAGAACTGACTGGAAAGTTTGAAAAATTAATCGTGGCTCTGATGAAACCCTCTCGACTTTATGATGCCTATGAACTGAAGCATGCTCTTAAG CAGGGAGCTGGGACAAATGAAAAAGTATTGACAGAAATTATTGCTTCAAGGACGCCTGAACAGCTAAGAGCCATAAAACAAGTATATGAAGAAG AGTATGGCTCAAGCCTGGAAGATGACGTGGTAGGGGATACCTCGGGATACTACCAGAGGATGTTGGTGGTTCTCCTTCAG GCAAATAGAGACCCTGATGCTGCAATTGATGAAGCTCAAGTTGAACAAGATGCTCAG gctttgtttcaGGCTGGAGAGCTTAAATGGGGGACAGATGAAGAAAAGTTTATCACCATCTTTGGAACACGAAGTGTGTCTCATTTGAGAAGGG TGTTTGATAAATACATGACTATATCAGGATTTCAAATTGAGGAAACCATTGACCGGGAGACTTCTGGTAATTTGGAGCAACTACTCCTTGCTGTTG tgaAATCAATTCGAAGCATACCTGCCTACCTTGCAGAGACCCTTTACTATGCTATGAAG ggagCTGGGACCGATGATCACACCCTCATCAGAGTCATGGTGTCCAGGAGTGAGATTGATCTGTTTAACATTAGGAAGGAGTTCAGGAAGAATTTCGCCACATCTCTTTATTCCATGATTAAG GGCGACACATCTGGGGACTATAAGAAAACCCTGCTGCTGCTCTGCGGAGGAGAAGACGACTGa
- the Anxa5 gene encoding annexin A5 isoform X2, whose amino-acid sequence MAQVLRGTVTDFPGFDDRGDAETLRNAMKGLGTDEESILTLLTSRSNAQRQEIAEAFKTLFGRDLLDDLKSELTGKFEKLIVALMKPSRLYDAYELKHALKGAGTNEKVLTEIIASRTPEQLRAIKQVYEEEYGSSLEDDVVGDTSGYYQRMLVVLLQANRDPDAAIDEAQVEQDAQALFQAGELKWGTDEEKFITIFGTRSVSHLRRVFDKYMTISGFQIEETIDRETSGNLEQLLLAVVKSIRSIPAYLAETLYYAMKGAGTDDHTLIRVMVSRSEIDLFNIRKEFRKNFATSLYSMIKGDTSGDYKKTLLLLCGGEDD is encoded by the exons GCACCGATGAGGAGAGCATACTGACTCTGTTGACATCGCGAAGCAATGCTCAGCGCCAGGAAATTGCTGAGGCTTTTAAAACTCTATTTGGCAGG GACCTTCTGGATGACCTGAAATCAGAACTGACTGGAAAGTTTGAAAAATTAATCGTGGCTCTGATGAAACCCTCTCGACTTTATGATGCCTATGAACTGAAGCATGCTCTTAAG GGAGCTGGGACAAATGAAAAAGTATTGACAGAAATTATTGCTTCAAGGACGCCTGAACAGCTAAGAGCCATAAAACAAGTATATGAAGAAG AGTATGGCTCAAGCCTGGAAGATGACGTGGTAGGGGATACCTCGGGATACTACCAGAGGATGTTGGTGGTTCTCCTTCAG GCAAATAGAGACCCTGATGCTGCAATTGATGAAGCTCAAGTTGAACAAGATGCTCAG gctttgtttcaGGCTGGAGAGCTTAAATGGGGGACAGATGAAGAAAAGTTTATCACCATCTTTGGAACACGAAGTGTGTCTCATTTGAGAAGGG TGTTTGATAAATACATGACTATATCAGGATTTCAAATTGAGGAAACCATTGACCGGGAGACTTCTGGTAATTTGGAGCAACTACTCCTTGCTGTTG tgaAATCAATTCGAAGCATACCTGCCTACCTTGCAGAGACCCTTTACTATGCTATGAAG ggagCTGGGACCGATGATCACACCCTCATCAGAGTCATGGTGTCCAGGAGTGAGATTGATCTGTTTAACATTAGGAAGGAGTTCAGGAAGAATTTCGCCACATCTCTTTATTCCATGATTAAG GGCGACACATCTGGGGACTATAAGAAAACCCTGCTGCTGCTCTGCGGAGGAGAAGACGACTGa